One segment of Carya illinoinensis cultivar Pawnee chromosome 1, C.illinoinensisPawnee_v1, whole genome shotgun sequence DNA contains the following:
- the LOC122277707 gene encoding LRR receptor-like serine/threonine-protein kinase EFR: protein MVLIGNLFPLLLLSFLFVQYSCMFQLVQSFNNFTDQYALIAFKSRFNSSPNETLLATNWSAPNSICNWIGVSCNRRRQRVTALDLSYMGLQGTISPHIGNLSFLISLHLSNNSFFGFIPQEISHLHRLRILILSFNQLEGSIPPSIQNCQKLHTVSFDTNRLIGAIPSSFGNLSKLKDLNLQYNSLTGPLPPFIFNISSLNIVAVTSNHILGAIPNDLCSHCPNLRGLYFSFNELDSQLHSQFNNCGELLILSLAYNKLDGSISKALISNLQKLEELYLGTNNFTGIIPSTIHNLSRLQLFAIEDNHIQGSIPTNL from the coding sequence ATGGTGCTCATAGGAAATCTGTTCCCTCTACTGCTATTGAGTTTTCTGTTTGTGCAGTACTCATGCATGTTTCAATTGGTCCAATCTTTCAACAATTTTACTGACCAATATGCTCTCATTGCCTTTAAATCTCGCTTCAATTCTAGTCCAAATGAAACCCTCTTGGCTACTAATTGGTCTGCACCAAACTCGATCTGCAATTGGATTGGGGTCTCGTGCAATCGACGCAGGCAAAGAGTCACTGCTTTAGACCTTTCCTACATGGGTCTCCAAGGCACCATTTCTCCTCATATTGGTAACCTCTCCTTCCTAATCTCACTTCATCTTTCTAACAACAGCTTCTTTGGTTTTATTCCGCAAGAGATCAGTCATCTACATCGCTTGAGAATACTCATCTTGTCATTCAATCAATTGGAAGGAAGCATCCCTCCTTCCATTCAGAATTGTCAAAAGCTTCACACGGTAAGTTTTGATACAAACCGTCTTATTGGTGCAATTCCATCGTCCTTCGGCAACCTGTCCAAATTAAAGGACTTGAATTTGCAGTACAATAGTCTCACTGGTCCACTTCCTCCATTCATCTTTAACAtatcttctctaaacattgttGCTGTTACTTCTAATCACATCTTGGGAGCTATTCCGAATGATCTTTGTAGCCACTGTCCCAATCTTAGAGGACTTTATTTCTCGTTTAACGAACTTGACAGCCAGCTccattctcaatttaataattgTGGGGagcttttaattttatctttggCATACAATAAATTGGATGGGAGTATTTCAAAAGCTCTAATTAGCAATTTACAAAAGCTTGAAGAACTATATCTTGGGACTAACAACTTCACTGGTATCATACCTTCAACCATACATAATTTGTCGAGGTTGCAACTATTCGCAATTGAGGATAATCACATCCAAGGAAGCATTCCAACTAATTTGTGA
- the LOC122307608 gene encoding receptor kinase-like protein Xa21, giving the protein MGQSCPNLELIALGDNKLSGHIPSSLLNCSKLISIDFSENLFSGSIPKNLRNLKHLQQLFLSGNQLIGWEAKGHKEPNFISTLSNCRSLRVLFVDGNPLDTTIQDSIQNFSASFQIFHAENCQIRGHIPMGVGFLKGLIWLDLTNNNLIGNIPFTFGGLERLQRLHLHNNRIDGLIPEEICQLRNLGEMDLSNNKIYGVIPNCISNLSLLQQLYLNSNRLKSSIPINIWGLKNILFLDLSSNSLGGHLPLNMTKLESLESLDLSRNQITGEIPSIIGAFESLSYLDFSNNSFQGGIPQSFGNLKGLDTLNLSYNNLSGAIPKSLEAIPYLKNLNLSFNKLVGEIPSNGPFVNFTTKSFSGNSALCGNPIFGVPPCPKIPSYQQSKRKDIFLKCILSVIASIIIFVMLVYLLRSRRKSNMEIPTSLNALPVMEHRMISYQELCQGTNNFCESNLLGVGGFGSVYKGILSDRTIVAVKVLSLQLSGAFKSFDAECKVLCKIRHRNLVKVITTCTNLEFRALVLEYMSNGSLEKWLYSHNYCLDLVQRINIMVDVASALDYLHHGQSESILHCDLKPTNILLDEDMVAHVGDFGIAKILVKNKDATHTKTLGTIGYIAPEYGFEGKVSIKTDVYSYGITLLEMITRKKPIDDMFVGGFTLRQLVNASIPDRMMEVVDEGLLRIEDGRDTIALQSILSSIMDLGLRCSEELPDIRMDIKDVLVKLNKIKSIFF; this is encoded by the exons ATGGGGCAATCTTGCCCTAATCTTGAACTGATTGCACTTGGTGACAACAAACTCAGTGGTCATATCCCAtcctctcttttgaattgttcCAAGCTCATCTCAATAGACTTTTCAGAAAACTTATTCTCTGGATCAATTCCCAAAAACCTTAGAAACTTGAAGCACCTCCAACAACTTTTTTTGAGTGGAAATCAGCTAATAGGCTGGGAGGCTAAAGGTCATAAAGAGCCCAATTTCATTTCAACTTTATCCAATTGTAGATCTTTGAGAGTTTTATTTGTAGATGGCAATCCATTGGATACAACAATTCAAGATTCCATTCAAAACTTTTCAGCTTCCTTTCAAATCTTTCATGCAGAAAATTGCCAAATAAGGGGTCATATTCCTATGGGAGTGGGTTTTTTGAAAGGCTTGATCTGGCTTGATTTGACCAATAACAATTTGATTGGAAATATCCCTTTCACATTCGGTGGTCTAGAAAGATTACAAAGATTGCATCTTCACAATAATAGGATCGATGGATTGATCCCAGAAGAGATATGTCAATTAAGGAATTTGGGAGAGATGGATCTCTCAAACAACAAAATCTATGGAGTCATCCCAAATTGCATTTCAAACCTCAGTCTTCTACAACAGCTATACTTAAATTCCAATAGACTCAAATCGTCAATACCAATAAATATATGGGGcctaaaaaatatattgtttttgGATCTGTCATCGAATTCCCTTGGTGGACATTTGCCTTTGAACATGACAAAATTGGAATCTCTCGAAAGTCTAGATTTGTCAAGAAATCAAATTACTGGAGAAATTCCAAGTATCATTGGAGCATTTGAAAGCCTCAGTTATCTCGACTTTTCAAACAACTCCTTTCAAGGAGGCATTCCGCAATCTTTTGGGAACTTAAAAGGGTTAGATACCTTAAATCTTTCTTACAACAATCTTTCTGGTGCAATTCCTAAATCCCTTGAGGCAATTCCATATCTCAAAAACTTGAATTTATCTTTCAACAAGCTAGTAGGAGAGATTCCATCCAATGGTCCTTTTGTGAACTTCACGACGAAATCATTTTCAGGAAACAGTGCACTTTGTGGGAATCCAATTTTTGGAGTTCCACCTTGTCCAAAGATTCCTTCCTACCAACAATCAAAGAGGAAAGATATTTTCCTCAAATGTATTCTTTCTGTCATTGCGTCAATTATAATCTTTGTAATGTTGGTTTATTTGCTGAGAAGCCGTCGGAAGAGTAACATGGAGATACCTACATCACTTAATGCATTGCCTGTAATGGAACATAGAATGATATCATATCAAGAGCTTTGCCAAGGGACAAACAACTTTTGTGAAAGCAACTTGCTTGGGGTCGGAGGTTTTGGCTCTGTGTACAAAGGAATACTTTCTGACAGGACAATTGTTGCAGTAAAAGTTCTAAGTTTGCAATTGTCGGGTGCTTTCAAAAGTTTTGATGCAGAATGCAAGGTGTTATGTAAAATTCGACATAGAAATCTTGTTAAGGTCATAACTACATGCACCAATCTTGAGTTTAGAGCATTGGTGCTAGAATATATGTCGAACGGCAGCCTTGAAAAATGGTTATACTCTCATAACTACTGCTTGGATCTTGTACAGAGAATAAATATTATGGTTGATGTTGCGTCAGCCTTAGACTATCTCCACCATGGTCAATCAGAATCTATATTGCATTGTGATTTGAAGCCTACAAATATCCTTTTGGATGAGGACATGGTTGCACATGTGGGCGATTTTGGCATTGCAAAGATTTTAGTCAAAAATAAAGATGCAACACACACCAAAACTCTTGGTACCATTGGCTACATCGCACCAG AATATGGATTTGAAGGGAAGGTATCTATCAAAACCGATGTCTACAGCTATGGCATAACATTGTTGGAGATGATCACGAGGAAAAAACCCATTGACGACATGTTCGTTGGAGGCTTTACTTTGAGGCAGTTGGTAAATGCATCCATTCCAGATAGAATGATGGAAGTTGTGGATGAAGGTTTACTAAGAATAGAAGATGGAAGAGACACCATTGCCTTGCAAAGTATTCTTTCGTCAATCATGGACTTAGGCTTGAGGTGTTCTGAAGAATTACCAGATATAAGAATGGATATCAAAGACGTGTTGGTCAAGCTTAATAAAATcaagtcaatttttttttag